The genomic interval ATAGGAGAAAGTAAGGCACAGGCCATAATAGATTATAGAGATGAAATTGGCGGATTTAAAAGTGTTGATGATATTACAAATGTAAGTGGTATAGGAGAAAAAACCTTAGAGAAGATAAAAGATAAAATTTCTATAAAGTAATATGATATAATGAATATTATTATTTAGAAAAGAGGTGGAGTTTTATGATAGAAAAAAGATTAACTGAGCTATCAAAGACTTCTGGTTGAGCAGCCAAAATAGGGCCGGGGGCTCTTTCAGAAATTTTAAGTAAATTACCAAAGATGAATGATAAAAATTTGATTGTTGGAATAGATACATCTGATGATGCGGCAGTATATAAATTAAATGATGAAATGGCAACAATACAAACATTAGATTTCTTTACTCCAATAGTAGATGACCCATATACCTTTGGACAGATAGCTGCAGCAAACTCCTTAAGTGATGTTTATGCCATGGGAGGAAAGCCTATAGTGGCATTAAATATAGTTTGTTTTCCTAATTGCTTAAATATGAATATATTAGGTGAAATATTAAGAGGGGGAGCAGATAAGGTATTAGAGGCTGGAGCTGTAATAGTTGGAGGACATACCGTTCAAGATGATGAACCTAAATATGGTTTATCTGTTACAGGAATTGTTCATCCAGATAAAGTTCTTAAAAACTATGGATCAGAGACAGGTGATATTTTAATATTAACTAAACCAATTGGTCTTGGAATAATAAATACAGCTATTAAGGCTAAGATAGCTTCTAAGGAAGCTTATGAAAAAGCAGTAAAAGTAATGGCATATTTAAATAAGTATGCAGGTGAAATAATAACTGACTATCATATAACATCATGTACGGATATAACAGGATTTTCACTAATAGGGCATGCATATGAAATGGCAGAACCATCTAAAAAAACCTTTAGAATCTTTAAAGATGCAATTCCATTTATTAAAGAAGCTAAAGAATATGCTAGTATGGGATTAATACCAGCTGGGTGTTATGAGAATAAAAGATACTTAGAAGGAAAATATCTTCTAAATAATGTTGAAAGTTGGATGGAAGATATATTATTTGATCCTCAAACATCAGGTGGATTATTAATCAGTTGTAAAGAGAAAGATTACATAGACATACTAACTAGATTAGAAAAGTTAGAGGTAGAAAGTTCTGTTATAGGACGTGTTGAAGATTTCAATGATGCATATATAGTAGTAGAGTAATTTTTAGGAGGATAACATGACAAAAGAACTTCTTAGAGCTTTGCCTAAGATAGATGAAATACTTGGTATTTTTAATGAGGACTTTTTAAATGAAAATGGGAGAGAAACAGTTGTAAGTGCTTTAAGAGATATAATCAATGAAAATAGGAAAGCTATTCTAAATGAAGAGGTAGATTATGCCTTAACTAAGGAAGAAGCTAAGAGTAAATGTGAGCATAGATTACTTAAAAAAAGAGAAAGAAATTTAAAAAGGGTTATTAATGGAACAGGTGTTGTTATTCATACTAATTTAGGAAGATCTTTGTTAAGCAAAGAGGCCACTGAAGCAGTTGCTTTAGCCGCTTCAAGCTATAGCAATCTAGAGTATGATTTAGAAAAGGGAGAAAGAGGATCTAGATACTCCCTTATAGAAGGTATCATAAAAGATATTACAGGAGCTGAGGCAGCCTTAGTGGTAAATAATAATGCAGCGGCCATAATGCTTGTATTAAATTCTCTTTGTGAAAATAAAGAGGTAATTGTTTCTAGAGGGGAACTTGTAGAAATAGGGGGCTCTTTTAGAATTCCAGAAGTTATGAATTTTTCAAGAGCTAAGCTTGTAGAAGTGGGAACAACTAATAGAACACATTTATATGATTATGAGGATGCCATAACAGAAGAAACTGGAGCCTTTCTAAAAGTTCATAGCTCAAACTTTAAAATAGTAGGTTTTACTAAGAGTGTAAGTGCTAATGAGATATGTAACTTAGCAAAGGAAAATGATATACCTGTAATAGAGGACATTGGAAGTGGTGTTTTAATTGATTTAAGTAAATATGGATTAGAAAAAGAGCCTACAGTAATAGAAAGTTTAGAATCTGGAGTAGATGTTGTAACATTCTCTGGAGATAAGATGCTTGGTGGAGCACAGGCTGGGATTATTGTAGGTAAAAAGAAATTCATAGATAAAATAAAAAGGAATCAATTAACTAGAGCTCTAAGAGTTGA from Clostridium perfringens carries:
- the selD gene encoding selenide, water dikinase SelD, with the protein product MIEKRLTELSKTSGUAAKIGPGALSEILSKLPKMNDKNLIVGIDTSDDAAVYKLNDEMATIQTLDFFTPIVDDPYTFGQIAAANSLSDVYAMGGKPIVALNIVCFPNCLNMNILGEILRGGADKVLEAGAVIVGGHTVQDDEPKYGLSVTGIVHPDKVLKNYGSETGDILILTKPIGLGIINTAIKAKIASKEAYEKAVKVMAYLNKYAGEIITDYHITSCTDITGFSLIGHAYEMAEPSKKTFRIFKDAIPFIKEAKEYASMGLIPAGCYENKRYLEGKYLLNNVESWMEDILFDPQTSGGLLISCKEKDYIDILTRLEKLEVESSVIGRVEDFNDAYIVVE
- the selA gene encoding L-seryl-tRNA(Sec) selenium transferase, with translation MTKELLRALPKIDEILGIFNEDFLNENGRETVVSALRDIINENRKAILNEEVDYALTKEEAKSKCEHRLLKKRERNLKRVINGTGVVIHTNLGRSLLSKEATEAVALAASSYSNLEYDLEKGERGSRYSLIEGIIKDITGAEAALVVNNNAAAIMLVLNSLCENKEVIVSRGELVEIGGSFRIPEVMNFSRAKLVEVGTTNRTHLYDYEDAITEETGAFLKVHSSNFKIVGFTKSVSANEICNLAKENDIPVIEDIGSGVLIDLSKYGLEKEPTVIESLESGVDVVTFSGDKMLGGAQAGIIVGKKKFIDKIKRNQLTRALRVDKFTLAALEITLKHYLNEKEAIEKIPTLHMMTLDLKEIKERANRLYKNLERLNKFYKFSIEEGESTVGGGSMPDSKLSTYLLRIDSDSINEVNLERELREYKIPIITRVYKGAVYIDLRTILEDDYEVIFNALKGIGEK